In Triticum aestivum cultivar Chinese Spring chromosome 5B, IWGSC CS RefSeq v2.1, whole genome shotgun sequence, the following proteins share a genomic window:
- the LOC123115595 gene encoding FBD-associated F-box protein At5g22730-like, producing MEQRRKPLPRRPTYCAPFRSGRPPAKKRKRLGSEGEIEPSAGAAGVDRISALPDELLGEIISLLPIKDGARTQILASRWRHLWLSAPLNLDCRGFATAADLAVVRYRRVYNNVPSAVAHILDRHQGPGRRLRVKGYRLPVAAAAAAALNWWIVAPALAAAAAAALDCWLVAPALDGLQVLECWVSSKHSKPLGPLPASAYRFSPTLRVATFGGCRLPDDDIAQGLHFPNLKHLSLESVSTSEHSLHSLIAGCPALEWLMIHTIFGFRRLRINSLTLTFICVQDQLQNCKRFSPIQFEELVIENAPCLEKLIPLYLQWGLQVSVISAPRLHTLGFLTDWGDHSTKLEFGSTVIQGLRADSLTTAVRTVKILAVNVHTLSLDNVLDMIRFFPCLEKLLVKSWSLGENNLWHRKHRDLLTCLDIRLRTVVLETYLGSWSQVNFAKFFVLNARVLESMMFHVEASLYDEEFLAEQCTKLQLGKKASRDAQFHFTTGTSLEAVWETNHLSDLTWMTPSCVDVEMGLVSQELSLPISFLFCSDLLSTLDCSMCICTILCHLF from the exons atggagcAGCGGCGCAAGCCTCTTCCGCGCCGGCCGACGTACTGCGCGCCTTTTAGGTCAGGTCGTCCACCAGCCAAGAAGAGGAAGAGATTGGGCTCCGAGGGAGAGATTGAACCTTCGGCCGGGGCGGCAGGAGTCGACCGGATCAGCGCCCTCCCCGACGAACTCCTCGGCGagatcatctccctcctccccatcaaggacggcgcccgcacccaGATCCTCGCGTCCCGGTGGCGCCACCTCTGGCTCTCCGCCCCTCTCAACCTCGACTGCCGTGGcttcgccaccgccgccgatctCGCGGTCGTCAGATACCGCAGGGTCTACAACAACGTCCCCTCTGCTGTAGCGCACATTCTTGACCGCCACCAAGgccccggccgccgcctccgtgtCAAGGGGTACCGTCtccccgtcgccgccgcagccgccgccgccctcaattGGTGGATCGTGgcccccgccctcgccgccgccgccgccgccgccctggatTGCTGGCTCGTGGCCCCCGCCCTCGACGGCCTCCAGGTGCTCGAGTGCTGGGTTTCTTCCAAGCATTCTAAACCGCTTGGGCCGCTGCCGGCGTCCGCCTACCGCTTCTCGCCCACCCTCCGCGTCGCCACCTTTGGTGGCTGCCGCCTCCCCGACGACGACATCGCCCAAGGGCTTCACTTCCCCAACCTCAAGCACTTGTCACTTGAATCCGTCTCCACCTCGGAGCACTCTCTGCACAGCCTCATCGCCGGTTGCCCCGCTCTAGAATGGTTGATGATTCACACAATCTTCGGCTTCCGTCGCCTTCGGATCAATTCCCTCACTCTTACGTTCATATGTGTGCAAGATCAACTTCAGAACTGCAAGCGATTCAGTCCGATCCAGTTTGAGGAACTTGTCATCGAGAATGCGCCTTGTCTTGAAAAGTTGATCCCTCTCTACTTACAGTGGGGTCTGCAGGTGTCGGTAATCTCCGCGCCTAGACTTCACACCTTGGGCTTCCTTACTGATTGGGGCGACCATAGTACCAAACTAGAGTTTGGCTCCACAGTTATTCAG GGATTGCGCGCCGATAGCCTGACAACGGCGGTGCGCACTGTCAAGATTTTAGCGGTCAATGTCCATACTCTTAGTTTGGATAATGTTCTTGACATGATAAGATTctttccatgcctggagaagctGCTTGTGAAG TCATGGAGTTTGGGTGAGAACAATTTGTGGCATCGTAAACACCGGGATCTTCTCACATGTCTTGACATCCGTCTCAGGACAGTAGTGTTGGAAACGTATCTGGGCAGCTGGTCACAGGTTAACTTTGCCAAATTCTTTGTGCTGAACGCCAGAGTGCTGGAGTCAATGATGTTTCATGTTGAGGCCAGCTTGTACGACGAGGAGTTCTTGGCAGAACAGTGTACGAAGCTTCAGCTAGGGAAAAAGGCTTCAAGAGATGCTCAGTTTCATTTTACAACTGGTACTTCTCTTGAAGCTGTTTGGGAGACCAATCATCTCAGTGATTTAACTTGGATGACCCCTTCCTGTGTGGATGTTGAAATGGGTTTGGTCAGTCAGGAATTATCTTTGCCTATCTCATTTCTGTTCTGTTCAGACTTGCTTAGTACCCTTGATTGTAGTATGTGTATATGTACAATCTTGTGTCATTTGTTTTGA